One Endozoicomonas gorgoniicola DNA window includes the following coding sequences:
- a CDS encoding YopT-type cysteine protease domain-containing protein encodes MFTKIFPIVNIESAFCHWKIDPSGNIKASHIGGVKKPLGICSAMLMVWFKKSIASYGEIKSAVDLGSQHLMAIVNSSLFKKTMYGREYGMKEVNSLREAVSVLLASQGLRAVSPHIQLSTGFNPVQATAYVARSKGYCIIVLKHKDGGYHTLGGRSENGVYDFFDPNFGLFRSHDEPSFLKGMVEHLNNHYYLNNGFATGFGMISGVSMCE; translated from the coding sequence ATGTTTACTAAGATTTTCCCGATAGTAAATATCGAATCCGCTTTTTGTCACTGGAAAATAGATCCATCTGGCAATATCAAAGCCAGCCATATTGGAGGAGTGAAAAAACCACTGGGAATATGTAGCGCCATGCTGATGGTTTGGTTTAAAAAAAGTATAGCTTCATACGGTGAGATCAAGTCAGCTGTTGATCTGGGTTCACAGCATTTGATGGCTATTGTGAACTCAAGTCTCTTCAAAAAAACCATGTACGGTAGAGAATACGGCATGAAAGAGGTAAACAGCCTGCGTGAAGCTGTTTCCGTTCTGCTGGCGAGTCAAGGGCTACGTGCAGTATCACCACACATACAACTGAGTACAGGGTTTAATCCGGTTCAAGCTACTGCCTATGTGGCCAGGAGTAAGGGGTATTGCATAATAGTCCTAAAGCATAAAGACGGTGGTTACCATACACTGGGCGGACGATCTGAAAATGGAGTCTATGATTTTTTTGATCCAAACTTTGGTTTATTCCGTTCCCATGATGAACCGAGCTTTCTAAAGGGGATGGTAGAACACCTGAATAACCACTACTACCTGAACAACGGTTTCGCGACGGGTTTCGGAATGATTTCCGGAGTAAGCATGTGTGAGTAA
- a CDS encoding serine hydrolase domain-containing protein — protein sequence MKKTIIAMAVAATTSFGAQALEIHKPDAAFLEQVGVVGITQDNWEEENESLTYQQAYKFTHYVKMHTGDYVWNLGETKQLLDLDKLTGNDFDGEYPLSTIIPFRLKMEALVVLKDGKLVHEQYWNGMHKAKTHLEMSAGKSYTGILLSTFVAEGRVNMKDQLTKYLPELKGTGWDGATVEQVADMRSGIEVIKTPGKMVDERQSETQDWNGPSKYDYKNIIEVAQTLGQRSDVKRGEAFEYLCMNTEMLAMLMERLEGKRYVEILEERLFKPMGAEYDAEMMTNRNGEAVASGGHHVTARDGAKLMDLLMNDGKNRKGEQVVPKKFIDDLIEGNDEVKSAWKHDGFSALLADAWYKDQIRVLNVDGRRFIAFVGVSGQVTVGEPATKTVIKTFGSQDQMQHPRTVAMTFLDVMPTLLKAVDGLTLN from the coding sequence ATGAAAAAGACCATTATTGCTATGGCTGTGGCAGCAACGACCTCGTTCGGCGCACAGGCGCTAGAAATCCATAAGCCAGATGCGGCGTTCCTTGAACAAGTTGGTGTGGTTGGCATCACTCAAGACAACTGGGAAGAAGAGAACGAATCTCTTACTTACCAACAAGCCTACAAATTCACTCACTACGTAAAAATGCACACTGGTGATTACGTTTGGAACCTGGGCGAAACCAAACAACTTCTTGACCTGGACAAGCTAACTGGTAACGACTTCGACGGCGAATACCCACTAAGCACAATTATCCCGTTCCGCTTGAAAATGGAAGCGCTGGTAGTTCTTAAAGACGGCAAGCTAGTACACGAACAATACTGGAACGGTATGCACAAGGCTAAAACGCACCTGGAAATGTCAGCGGGTAAGTCTTACACAGGCATTCTTCTATCTACATTCGTAGCGGAAGGTCGCGTAAACATGAAAGACCAGTTAACTAAATACCTTCCAGAGCTTAAAGGTACTGGTTGGGATGGTGCGACCGTTGAGCAAGTTGCGGATATGCGCTCTGGTATCGAAGTAATCAAAACGCCAGGGAAGATGGTCGATGAAAGACAGAGTGAAACACAAGACTGGAATGGTCCATCTAAGTACGACTACAAAAACATCATTGAAGTAGCTCAAACACTAGGTCAGCGTAGTGACGTTAAACGTGGTGAAGCGTTCGAATACCTATGTATGAACACTGAAATGCTAGCGATGCTAATGGAACGCTTAGAAGGCAAGCGTTACGTTGAAATCCTGGAAGAACGCCTGTTTAAACCAATGGGCGCGGAATATGACGCTGAAATGATGACAAACCGTAACGGTGAGGCTGTTGCCTCAGGTGGCCACCACGTTACAGCGCGTGACGGTGCAAAGCTAATGGATCTCCTGATGAACGACGGTAAGAACCGTAAGGGCGAACAAGTAGTACCTAAGAAGTTCATTGATGATCTAATCGAAGGTAACGACGAAGTTAAGAGCGCCTGGAAACACGATGGCTTCTCTGCACTACTAGCAGACGCTTGGTATAAAGACCAAATTCGCGTACTTAACGTAGACGGTCGCCGCTTCATCGCGTTCGTAGGTGTATCTGGTCAGGTAACAGTAGGTGAGCCAGCAACTAAGACAGTAATCAAGACGTTCGGCTCACAAGACCAAATGCAACACCCACGTACAGTAGCAATGACGTTCCTGGACGTTATGCCAACACTACTAAAAGCGGTAGATGGATTAACACTAAATTAG